The following coding sequences lie in one Treponema sp. OMZ 790 genomic window:
- the infB gene encoding translation initiation factor IF-2, with the protein MDIENTNKPDVILNKKSGKPADSKKKFVVKVSKNSTGKAKKTESPSEESSGAGKVSGKQVISVKKVSPQSIKPSDSLQKEKKTDEKIEETKKPVYRSEDKKGITPAAQSEKRISDSAKKDEKQPERKKPASSSIESIDFTSKRPNVKAGNLADSGRRNNRGQGNRQQRSGGQGQSGQGRRRESNFSGAQARAYSDGKKQGFRTGQGGQQGRPGDRSQNRPGFGGPRPGGAPAPIPVEKNKAQTNKKAHKAKKEIYNKKNKEDEFFEERLLNQKKKQKEKIHNIPKQIEIMESISVSELAKKMNLKASELIGKLMGMGMMVTMNQSIDADTATILASEYECDVKIVSLYDETVIERKEDDLSDLNPRPPVVTIMGHVDHGKTKTLDAIRSSNVIAGEFGGITQHIGAYTVNTHGGKITFLDTPGHEAFTMMRARGAEITDIVVLVVAADDGVMPQTIEAINHARDAKVPIIVAVNKVDKPEANIDKVKTRLSELGLMPEEWGGDTMFVEISALKKLGLDNLLDAILLQAEVLELKANYTCNAEGKVIESRIDHGRGVVATIIVQRGTLRTGDPYVAGIYSGRVRAIFNDRGEKIDEATPSMPVEILGLEGMPNAGDPFQVTDSERIARQISDKRQELKRFEDSRNVKKVTLDNLYETIHDGEILELKVIIKGDVQGSVEALKQSLEKLSTPEIRLNVIHASAGAINDSDVMLAAADSNALIIGFNVRPTPQAKLLADQEKVDIRKYTVIYKAVEEIQMAMEGMLSPDIKEQVIGMVEVRTTFKVPKIGKIAGCYVLEGLVKRNCAVHVIRDGIVVHSGKLSSLKRFKDDAKEVAAGFECGIGIEDFNDIQVDDQLEIIEMIQVARKLSDSEHYKAPEIKEEGTETNE; encoded by the coding sequence ATGGATATAGAAAACACAAATAAACCTGATGTAATTCTCAACAAAAAAAGCGGCAAACCGGCCGATTCCAAAAAGAAATTTGTTGTAAAGGTTTCAAAAAACTCAACCGGCAAAGCCAAAAAAACGGAATCTCCTTCCGAAGAATCGTCCGGCGCCGGAAAAGTATCCGGAAAGCAGGTTATTTCGGTTAAAAAGGTTTCGCCTCAAAGTATAAAACCTTCAGATTCCCTTCAAAAAGAAAAAAAGACTGATGAAAAAATTGAAGAAACCAAGAAGCCGGTTTACCGTTCGGAAGACAAAAAAGGCATAACGCCTGCGGCTCAGAGCGAAAAACGAATATCCGACTCTGCAAAAAAAGACGAAAAGCAGCCTGAAAGAAAAAAGCCGGCATCATCTTCCATAGAATCGATAGATTTTACAAGTAAGCGGCCCAATGTAAAAGCCGGAAACCTTGCCGATTCGGGACGAAGAAATAACCGAGGTCAGGGAAACCGCCAGCAAAGATCTGGAGGTCAAGGCCAGAGCGGGCAAGGCAGACGCCGTGAAAGCAATTTTTCGGGAGCCCAAGCCCGTGCCTACTCGGACGGAAAAAAGCAGGGCTTTAGAACAGGTCAGGGCGGACAGCAGGGCAGACCGGGTGACAGATCTCAAAACAGGCCCGGCTTCGGCGGCCCAAGACCCGGAGGAGCTCCGGCCCCGATACCTGTCGAAAAAAACAAGGCTCAAACAAATAAAAAAGCCCACAAGGCCAAAAAAGAAATATATAACAAGAAAAACAAGGAAGACGAATTTTTTGAAGAGCGCCTCTTAAATCAAAAGAAAAAGCAAAAAGAAAAAATTCATAATATTCCCAAGCAGATAGAGATAATGGAATCGATTTCCGTTTCCGAATTGGCCAAAAAGATGAACCTAAAGGCTTCCGAGCTTATCGGGAAACTAATGGGCATGGGAATGATGGTTACCATGAATCAGTCCATCGATGCCGATACTGCCACTATTCTTGCATCGGAATATGAATGCGACGTAAAGATTGTAAGCCTTTATGATGAGACGGTTATCGAAAGGAAGGAAGACGATTTATCGGATCTTAACCCGAGGCCGCCCGTTGTAACCATAATGGGACACGTTGACCACGGTAAGACAAAAACCCTTGACGCAATCCGAAGCTCCAATGTTATAGCAGGAGAGTTCGGAGGCATTACCCAACACATAGGTGCTTATACGGTAAACACCCACGGCGGAAAAATTACCTTCCTCGATACTCCCGGCCACGAAGCCTTCACCATGATGCGCGCACGAGGAGCCGAAATTACCGATATAGTTGTTTTGGTTGTCGCTGCCGATGACGGCGTTATGCCCCAAACAATCGAAGCTATCAACCACGCACGCGATGCAAAGGTTCCCATAATAGTTGCAGTAAATAAAGTCGATAAGCCCGAGGCAAATATAGACAAGGTAAAGACCCGACTTTCCGAATTGGGTCTCATGCCCGAAGAATGGGGCGGAGATACCATGTTTGTCGAAATCTCGGCTCTAAAAAAATTGGGATTGGACAACCTTTTGGATGCGATTCTCCTTCAGGCTGAGGTGCTTGAGCTTAAGGCCAACTATACATGCAATGCGGAAGGAAAGGTTATAGAATCCCGCATCGACCACGGAAGAGGCGTTGTCGCGACAATCATCGTTCAGCGCGGAACCTTAAGGACGGGAGACCCTTACGTTGCAGGTATTTATTCGGGCCGTGTAAGAGCCATCTTCAATGACAGGGGAGAAAAAATCGACGAAGCGACCCCCAGTATGCCTGTTGAAATTCTCGGTCTTGAAGGTATGCCCAATGCAGGAGATCCATTCCAAGTTACCGATTCGGAACGCATTGCCCGCCAGATTTCGGATAAGAGACAGGAGCTCAAACGCTTTGAAGATTCAAGAAACGTTAAGAAGGTTACCCTCGATAACCTCTATGAAACCATCCATGACGGTGAAATACTGGAACTCAAGGTCATCATAAAGGGAGATGTTCAAGGTTCCGTAGAAGCCTTAAAGCAATCCTTGGAAAAACTTTCTACACCCGAAATAAGACTCAACGTAATACACGCTTCTGCAGGTGCAATCAACGACTCCGATGTTATGCTTGCCGCCGCAGACTCGAACGCTCTTATCATAGGCTTTAATGTACGTCCCACTCCTCAGGCCAAACTTTTGGCCGATCAGGAAAAGGTTGACATACGAAAATACACGGTTATCTACAAGGCCGTTGAAGAAATTCAGATGGCCATGGAAGGAATGCTTTCACCCGATATTAAGGAACAGGTTATCGGTATGGTTGAAGTTAGAACCACCTTTAAGGTTCCCAAAATCGGAAAGATTGCAGGCTGTTATGTTCTTGAAGGCCTCGTAAAGAGAAACTGTGCAGTCCACGTTATCCGAGACGGCATAGTCGTTCACTCGGGAAAACTTTCTTCATTGAAGAGGTTCAAAGACGATGCAAAAGAAGTTGCAGCAGGCTTTGAATGCGGTATAGGTATCGAAGACTTTAACGATATACAGGTCGATGACCAGTTAGAAATTATCGAGATGATTCAGGTTGCCCGAAAACTGAGCGACAGCGAGCACTACAAGGCTCCCGAAATCAAAGAAGAAGGAACAGAAACGAATGAGTGA
- the rimP gene encoding ribosome maturation factor RimP — MEFIQKKDIPYFAECEPLVEGLGFKLVDLNVLHKKDVWQVKAVIKSENGVGIKDCTSVHRSLQPRLEALLESQDVTMEVSSPGINRLIKRTVEFYAFVGEQAEIWDNSITDWRHGIIKEVNSEGLILNSDNQDIKIPYQDIKKARCNL; from the coding sequence GTGGAATTCATACAAAAAAAAGATATTCCGTACTTTGCCGAATGCGAACCTCTTGTCGAAGGACTGGGCTTTAAACTTGTAGATCTTAATGTCCTTCACAAAAAAGATGTATGGCAGGTAAAGGCGGTTATAAAATCCGAAAATGGTGTAGGTATAAAGGACTGCACCTCGGTACACAGAAGTCTTCAGCCGCGCCTTGAAGCCTTACTGGAATCACAGGATGTTACCATGGAAGTAAGCTCTCCCGGAATAAACCGCCTTATAAAGCGTACGGTTGAGTTTTATGCCTTCGTCGGTGAACAAGCCGAAATTTGGGACAATAGTATTACTGATTGGCGGCACGGAATTATAAAAGAAGTAAATTCTGAAGGTCTTATTTTAAATTCTGATAATCAAGACATCAAAATTCCGTATCAGGATATAAAAAAAGCCAGATGTAATCTTTAA
- the rbfA gene encoding 30S ribosome-binding factor RbfA has translation MSEFRLARLGEQIREEISSLICSGKIKDPRVSSLLSVNRVIVSGDLAYAKVYVSSFLDEHKTKQGVRGLENASGFIRTSLAKKLHIRQCPELSFIFDKSIKEGIDMVNKLESLEYFTE, from the coding sequence ATGAGTGAGTTTAGGCTTGCAAGATTGGGTGAGCAGATAAGGGAAGAAATCTCAAGCCTTATCTGCTCGGGTAAAATAAAAGACCCGAGAGTTTCTTCTCTTCTTTCGGTAAACCGGGTAATTGTTTCAGGCGATCTTGCCTATGCCAAGGTCTATGTTTCAAGCTTTTTGGATGAACATAAGACAAAGCAGGGGGTAAGAGGCTTGGAAAATGCATCGGGCTTTATAAGAACAAGCCTTGCAAAAAAGCTTCATATAAGGCAGTGCCCGGAACTCAGCTTTATATTCGATAAGAGTATAAAGGAAGGAATCGACATGGTAAACAAGCTTGAAAGCCTTGAGTACTTTACCGAATAA
- the nusA gene encoding transcription termination factor NusA: MSEGIIEAIREFAQEKGIDDDFVLHIVEQALKASYKKQFGTDANAEFNEETGKIYSKKIITEQAKNPVFDIALEEAKKLAPACEIGDELLVEVDPKTLGINSVRVGMQRAIQCIREMQKDSLYAEYSTKVGEIIIGYYHRERNGNIYVDLGKVEGLLPKKYQSPRDHFGRNAAAGEESRIKALVREVKKHRQSNVVQLILSRTDTEFVKQILELEVPEIESGIVKIHNIVREPGYRTKISVSTDRDDIDPVGACVGAKGARIQAVIAELDDEKIDILPYSEDPKAYIKSALSPAEVMDVMILDAEKRLALAIVSDSQLSLAIGKQGLNVRLANRLVDWNIDVKTEEQFKQMDIYTDARKAVENLFTDEANEEEEEYEEISNVSELPGITEDILTVLYNNKIEDIQDLINMEDDEIRALEGLTQEMADTLLDIIANAVEVVEDDEDENNEESEPVSDDEGEAEEFECPECGHKITIDMTKCPNCGVDLAFEYEDEE; the protein is encoded by the coding sequence ATGTCTGAAGGAATAATCGAAGCAATTCGGGAATTTGCACAAGAAAAAGGGATTGATGACGATTTTGTTTTGCACATTGTGGAACAGGCCCTGAAAGCATCCTATAAAAAACAATTCGGAACGGATGCTAATGCCGAGTTCAACGAAGAGACAGGTAAAATATACTCAAAAAAAATAATAACGGAACAAGCAAAAAATCCGGTTTTCGATATTGCTTTGGAAGAAGCAAAAAAACTTGCTCCTGCTTGTGAGATAGGCGATGAACTTTTAGTTGAAGTCGATCCTAAAACTTTAGGTATCAACTCGGTCAGAGTCGGAATGCAAAGAGCCATACAGTGCATAAGAGAAATGCAAAAAGACTCTCTTTATGCCGAATACAGCACAAAGGTAGGCGAAATCATCATCGGTTACTATCACAGAGAGCGTAACGGAAACATCTATGTAGACTTGGGAAAGGTCGAAGGCCTTTTACCTAAAAAATACCAATCGCCGCGCGATCACTTCGGCCGAAATGCTGCAGCAGGAGAAGAATCCCGCATAAAGGCACTCGTCAGAGAGGTAAAAAAACACCGCCAATCCAACGTAGTGCAGCTCATCCTTTCAAGAACCGATACCGAATTTGTAAAACAGATTTTGGAATTGGAAGTTCCCGAAATCGAAAGCGGAATCGTAAAAATTCACAATATTGTACGTGAACCCGGTTACAGAACAAAGATATCGGTTTCAACAGACAGAGATGACATAGATCCCGTAGGAGCATGTGTCGGAGCAAAGGGAGCCAGAATCCAAGCCGTTATTGCAGAACTGGATGATGAAAAGATAGATATTCTACCCTACTCCGAAGATCCTAAAGCCTACATAAAAAGCGCTCTTTCACCGGCCGAAGTCATGGATGTTATGATTTTGGATGCGGAAAAAAGACTTGCCCTTGCCATAGTATCCGATTCGCAATTATCATTGGCAATCGGAAAACAAGGTTTAAATGTCCGTTTGGCAAACCGTCTTGTAGACTGGAACATTGACGTAAAAACCGAAGAGCAGTTTAAACAGATGGATATTTACACGGATGCCAGAAAGGCTGTCGAAAACTTATTTACGGATGAAGCAAATGAAGAAGAGGAAGAATATGAGGAAATTTCAAATGTTTCCGAACTTCCGGGCATTACCGAAGATATTCTGACTGTATTGTACAACAACAAAATAGAAGACATCCAAGACTTAATCAACATGGAAGATGACGAAATAAGAGCCTTGGAAGGTCTGACCCAAGAGATGGCTGATACTCTTCTTGACATTATAGCTAATGCCGTTGAAGTTGTAGAAGACGATGAAGATGAAAACAATGAAGAAAGCGAACCTGTTTCGGATGATGAGGGCGAAGCTGAAGAATTTGAATGCCCCGAATGCGGTCATAAAATCACAATCGACATGACAAAATGCCCTAATTGCGGAGTAGATCTTGCTTTTGAATACGAGGACGAAGAGTAG
- a CDS encoding ABC transporter ATP-binding protein, with product MLKVENISYRYNKKLKPVIENMSFELHENEIIGITGGSGAGKSTAVHCILGLLKPEKGRVLFKDVPVQILKREKKLHTCIQLVMQNPENSFNPNKTLSYSLNEIRHFMPVRPEKKLFEKKIIENMNDLQLDSSLLNRYPEEVSGGQLQRFSILRALLLEPAIIIFDESTSMLDTSVQAKIIRLLLDIKEKNNLAYIFISHDLEMLSLIADKFVYL from the coding sequence ATGTTAAAAGTTGAAAATATTTCTTACCGTTATAATAAAAAATTAAAACCTGTAATCGAAAATATGAGTTTTGAATTACACGAAAATGAAATTATAGGTATTACGGGCGGAAGCGGTGCCGGGAAAAGTACCGCTGTGCATTGTATTTTAGGCTTATTAAAACCCGAAAAGGGACGTGTTTTATTTAAGGACGTTCCCGTTCAAATTTTAAAGCGCGAAAAAAAGCTTCACACCTGTATTCAACTGGTAATGCAAAATCCGGAAAATTCTTTTAACCCGAATAAAACTTTATCCTATAGTTTAAATGAGATAAGGCATTTTATGCCGGTAAGACCTGAAAAAAAATTATTTGAAAAAAAGATTATTGAAAACATGAACGATCTTCAGTTGGACTCATCCCTCCTTAACCGCTATCCTGAAGAAGTATCGGGCGGGCAGCTTCAGCGTTTTTCAATATTGAGAGCTCTTTTGTTGGAGCCTGCAATAATTATTTTTGACGAATCGACTTCAATGCTTGACACAAGCGTTCAGGCAAAAATAATCCGTCTTTTATTGGACATAAAAGAAAAAAATAATCTTGCCTATATTTTTATAAGCCACGACTTGGAAATGCTTTCATTAATTGCAGATAAATTTGTCTATTTGTAA
- the truB gene encoding tRNA pseudouridine(55) synthase TruB — protein MSTLPNKNLIVPFAKQAGLTSFASMSAVKKALSTKKVGHTGTLDLFADGLLVLLTGKLTRLADIISAEKKAYEAWMEFGIETDTLDPEGETIAEAPLPSYKNLTEVIPSFLDKSLQRPPEFSAIKINGKRASDRIRNGEKIEIAEREIEIYKLNLKKIITESGLEFTESDFLNINADTKIKYAHISIECSKGTYIRSLVRDIAKKAHTCAYVSALRRTAVGSFKLEDAAGFSLLDDFSIKIHDINASEIKTFNAQKETNYKLKEILPSEIIEKALEFTPQTAENLKLSTIFLDEKYLKDFYNGKKIKETWFFDGDKFLKKSHENTSYDTQKICVFCNNLWSGIIRIDKDYFKYETVIQN, from the coding sequence TTGAGTACTTTACCGAATAAAAACCTAATAGTCCCGTTTGCAAAGCAGGCGGGATTAACCAGTTTTGCCTCAATGTCGGCTGTCAAAAAAGCCCTTTCGACAAAGAAGGTAGGCCACACAGGAACCTTGGATCTTTTTGCCGACGGCCTTTTGGTTCTTCTTACAGGAAAATTAACCCGGCTTGCAGATATAATTTCGGCCGAAAAAAAGGCTTACGAAGCATGGATGGAATTCGGAATAGAAACCGACACCCTCGATCCTGAGGGAGAGACTATTGCCGAAGCTCCCCTTCCCTCTTATAAAAACTTAACGGAAGTAATCCCCTCTTTTTTAGACAAAAGCCTTCAAAGGCCGCCCGAATTTTCTGCAATAAAGATAAACGGAAAGCGGGCTTCCGACAGGATACGCAATGGAGAAAAGATAGAAATTGCAGAGCGGGAAATAGAAATTTATAAACTAAATTTAAAAAAAATAATTACCGAAAGCGGTCTGGAATTTACAGAAAGCGATTTTTTAAACATAAATGCAGATACAAAGATAAAATACGCTCATATAAGCATAGAGTGTTCAAAAGGAACCTATATACGTTCCCTTGTGCGGGATATAGCAAAAAAAGCTCACACCTGTGCTTATGTCTCGGCTTTGCGGAGAACTGCCGTTGGAAGCTTTAAGCTTGAAGATGCCGCAGGTTTTTCTCTATTGGATGATTTTTCTATAAAAATACATGATATCAATGCATCCGAAATAAAGACCTTTAATGCACAAAAAGAAACTAATTACAAACTCAAAGAGATTTTACCTTCCGAAATAATAGAAAAAGCACTTGAATTCACTCCGCAGACAGCCGAAAACTTAAAACTTTCTACAATTTTTTTAGATGAAAAATATTTAAAAGATTTTTACAACGGTAAAAAAATAAAAGAGACTTGGTTTTTTGACGGAGATAAATTCTTAAAAAAATCGCATGAAAATACCTCATACGATACACAAAAAATATGCGTTTTTTGTAATAATCTATGGTCCGGTATTATAAGAATAGATAAAGACTATTTTAAATACGAAACGGTTATACAAAATTAA
- a CDS encoding ABC transporter permease — translation MSCMQNKKLRCWLSISILILVVMGILTLWFDPNAYNPEMQFQSPSFRHVFGTDQFGRDVFLRSVQGFISVFFLAAAIFILSFIIGLYTGTAVAYYGGIADELFFHVSNFLLCFPVMIAIVILAAVFGAKTETMVVTLIVLNSFSLTRLIRAEIIVFKNSEFILNLKILGASNSRIIFYHLIPQSFKLMLPQAGMILGSIILSISAYSFLGFGVKPPHADIGLIMQESIRYINIAPWMVLCPGLLQFSVILCFTQLSEALKSAGEKRRSKHLVL, via the coding sequence ATGAGCTGTATGCAAAATAAAAAACTGCGGTGTTGGTTGTCTATATCCATTTTAATTTTAGTTGTTATGGGCATTCTTACATTATGGTTTGATCCTAATGCATATAATCCCGAAATGCAATTTCAAAGCCCCTCGTTCCGCCATGTTTTCGGAACTGATCAATTCGGACGGGATGTTTTTTTAAGAAGCGTGCAAGGTTTTATTTCCGTTTTCTTTTTGGCTGCAGCTATTTTTATTCTTTCATTTATTATCGGTTTATATACCGGTACAGCTGTAGCATATTACGGAGGTATTGCAGACGAATTATTTTTTCATGTCAGTAATTTTTTACTCTGCTTTCCTGTTATGATCGCCATTGTTATTTTAGCTGCCGTCTTCGGAGCAAAAACCGAAACAATGGTTGTAACATTGATTGTTTTAAATTCTTTTTCATTGACCCGTTTAATAAGGGCGGAAATTATTGTGTTTAAAAATAGCGAGTTTATTTTGAATTTAAAAATACTCGGCGCAAGTAACAGCCGTATTATATTTTATCATTTGATACCTCAAAGTTTTAAACTGATGCTGCCTCAAGCCGGAATGATTTTAGGTTCTATCATCTTATCCATATCGGCCTATTCATTTTTAGGTTTTGGGGTAAAGCCTCCTCATGCGGATATAGGGCTTATAATGCAGGAATCCATACGTTATATAAATATTGCACCATGGATGGTGCTTTGTCCGGGACTGCTGCAATTTAGTGTAATTCTTTGTTTTACGCAATTGTCCGAAGCACTAAAGTCTGCCGGAGAAAAAAGGAGATCAAAACATCTTGTTTTGTAA
- a CDS encoding type III PLP-dependent enzyme, which yields MDRKDYISDSEWKHFMSFSENLETPCVVINLKTIKKNYQKLRENFPYADIFYAIKANPHEEIITMLNEMGSCFDIASRYELDKVLKLGVSPERISYGNTIKKAKDIAYFYEKGVRMFATDSKDDLKNIAQFAPGSRVYVRILVENTTSADWPLSRKFGCHPDMAYDLCIQARDSGLIPYGISFHVGSQQRDIGQWNDAIAKTKYLMGSLEEEEDIKLEMVNMGGGFPASYVTPANDLSEYASEINRYLDDDFGDERPRIILEPGRSLVGDSGILVTEVVMISRKNNTALFRWVYLDTGLFNGLIETLNESLKYPIVTDKDDSSKKWGEVVLAGPTCDSMDIMYEDYKYSLPINLKPGDRVYFLTTGAYTSSYASVEFNGFPPIKTYVMK from the coding sequence ATGGATAGAAAAGACTACATTAGCGATTCTGAGTGGAAACACTTTATGAGTTTTTCAGAAAATCTGGAAACGCCCTGTGTTGTTATCAACCTAAAAACAATCAAAAAAAATTATCAAAAGTTAAGAGAAAATTTCCCATATGCGGATATTTTTTATGCGATTAAGGCAAACCCGCATGAAGAGATTATTACGATGCTGAATGAGATGGGCTCATGTTTTGACATAGCTTCACGTTATGAGCTTGACAAGGTTTTAAAATTAGGCGTAAGCCCTGAAAGGATAAGCTATGGAAACACAATAAAAAAAGCAAAAGATATTGCTTATTTTTATGAAAAGGGTGTCAGAATGTTTGCCACCGATAGTAAGGACGATCTTAAAAATATAGCTCAGTTTGCTCCCGGTTCAAGAGTTTATGTGAGAATTCTCGTTGAAAACACCACCAGTGCCGACTGGCCGCTGTCAAGAAAATTCGGCTGCCATCCCGATATGGCCTACGATCTTTGTATTCAAGCCAGAGATTCAGGCCTTATTCCTTACGGTATTTCTTTCCATGTAGGAAGTCAGCAGAGGGATATCGGTCAGTGGAACGATGCCATTGCAAAAACAAAGTACCTTATGGGTTCTTTGGAAGAAGAAGAAGATATCAAGCTTGAAATGGTAAATATGGGCGGCGGTTTCCCTGCTTCTTATGTTACACCTGCAAACGATTTAAGCGAGTATGCTTCCGAAATCAATAGGTATTTGGATGATGACTTCGGCGATGAACGCCCCCGAATTATTTTGGAACCCGGCCGCTCTCTTGTAGGCGACAGCGGTATCTTGGTAACCGAGGTCGTTATGATTTCGCGCAAGAATAATACAGCCCTTTTCAGATGGGTATATCTTGATACAGGTCTCTTTAACGGACTTATCGAAACGTTGAACGAATCCTTAAAATACCCGATTGTTACCGATAAGGATGATTCATCGAAAAAATGGGGAGAGGTCGTTTTGGCCGGTCCTACATGCGACAGTATGGATATTATGTATGAAGATTATAAATACAGTCTGCCGATAAACTTAAAACCCGGAGACAGAGTATATTTCCTTACAACAGGAGCTTATACATCCAGCTATGCTTCAGTAGAGTTTAACGGCTTTCCGCCAATTAAAACCTACGTAATGAAGTAA
- a CDS encoding ABC transporter permease, giving the protein MKLLLLKKLLITIPYLLAITALSFSVVYFAPGESTAKIILKHKLSGAFISEAQAEQYAAEQNLNIPFKEAYFNWLKGILKGDLGNSLITGDTVVSEIAASFSKTLLLSIIALFTEICISFPLAMYTAWKNKSFLNKLTEIWGICSMSIPFFWLGLLVVWICTAKLKLLFVVGYQGIKSLVIPGLLLGIMGSGYFMQIIKSKTSLILQESYIELAKAQGLSVRKILFGHVLKNISAPCVAILAINIIALLGGSVLIEKIFSIPGFGLLMFNASENKDYILLSGGILFTGTIVLTINFFADIYYLKMDRRAAHELYAK; this is encoded by the coding sequence GTGAAGCTGCTTTTATTAAAAAAGTTACTTATTACTATCCCGTACTTGTTGGCAATTACGGCTCTTTCTTTCTCCGTGGTGTATTTTGCACCCGGAGAAAGTACGGCTAAGATTATATTAAAGCATAAACTTTCGGGTGCATTTATAAGTGAAGCACAGGCGGAACAATATGCTGCCGAACAAAATTTAAATATTCCCTTTAAGGAAGCGTATTTTAATTGGTTAAAAGGAATTCTCAAAGGCGACTTAGGTAATAGTCTGATTACGGGAGATACTGTCGTAAGTGAAATTGCAGCAAGTTTTTCAAAAACGCTTTTACTCAGCATTATAGCACTGTTTACGGAAATTTGCATCAGCTTTCCGCTTGCTATGTATACTGCGTGGAAAAATAAATCTTTTTTAAATAAGCTCACGGAAATTTGGGGAATATGTTCGATGAGCATTCCTTTTTTTTGGCTTGGCTTACTTGTCGTGTGGATTTGTACTGCAAAATTAAAGCTGCTTTTTGTAGTAGGGTATCAGGGAATAAAAAGCTTAGTAATTCCCGGCCTTTTACTCGGTATAATGGGTTCAGGATATTTTATGCAGATAATAAAAAGCAAAACTTCATTGATATTGCAAGAATCTTATATCGAATTGGCAAAGGCTCAAGGTTTATCTGTCCGTAAAATTTTATTCGGTCATGTGTTAAAAAATATTTCAGCTCCTTGTGTTGCTATTTTGGCAATAAATATTATAGCTCTTTTAGGAGGCTCTGTGTTAATCGAAAAAATATTTTCGATACCGGGTTTCGGGCTTTTGATGTTTAACGCCTCAGAAAATAAAGATTACATTTTGCTTTCCGGAGGAATTTTATTTACCGGTACAATTGTGCTTACGATAAATTTCTTTGCGGACATTTATTATTTAAAAATGGACAGGAGGGCAGCTCATGAGCTGTATGCAAAATAA
- a CDS encoding ABC transporter ATP-binding protein, whose amino-acid sequence MEHISVKNIFLKFQGQTEPILKDLNFNIKKGEIFCITGETGSGKSLTERTISGLLPADVQVSGTVMWKGKNFYALKETEKQLIRKNEMGFVLQNSASALNPLLTCKRQLRLAWKTKHVTDEALCSLLKEVRLEPPEKILKLYPFQLSGGMKQRFLIAMGIIGSPEIIFFDEPTKGLDNALRKDTIALIKNIHKTKKLTMVLVTHDLEMAEEISDSLMVMHGGLIYEMGKTRELFKNPTHPYFKNLLASLPSRGMNAFDDFCLLDQNLNEIKKSKAVQSKMIKIKDEHFVRVCEC is encoded by the coding sequence ATGGAACATATAAGCGTTAAAAATATCTTCTTAAAATTCCAAGGACAAACTGAACCCATATTAAAGGATTTAAATTTTAATATAAAAAAGGGCGAAATATTTTGCATTACCGGCGAAACGGGTTCGGGAAAATCTCTTACCGAGCGCACAATAAGCGGCTTATTACCGGCTGACGTTCAGGTTTCGGGTACGGTGATGTGGAAAGGTAAAAATTTTTATGCCCTTAAAGAAACGGAAAAACAACTTATCCGTAAAAATGAAATGGGCTTTGTTTTACAAAATTCCGCTTCTGCCCTTAATCCGCTTCTTACCTGTAAGCGGCAGCTTCGCCTTGCATGGAAAACAAAACATGTAACCGATGAAGCCTTATGCTCTCTTTTAAAAGAGGTAAGGCTGGAACCTCCTGAAAAAATTCTCAAACTTTATCCTTTTCAATTATCGGGCGGAATGAAACAAAGATTTTTAATTGCTATGGGGATTATAGGCTCGCCTGAAATTATTTTTTTTGATGAACCTACCAAGGGGCTTGATAATGCATTACGCAAGGATACGATTGCTCTTATAAAAAATATTCATAAAACAAAAAAACTTACAATGGTTTTAGTAACCCACGATTTGGAAATGGCGGAAGAAATTTCCGATTCTCTTATGGTAATGCACGGAGGCTTAATTTACGAAATGGGAAAAACAAGAGAGCTTTTTAAAAATCCTACCCATCCGTATTTTAAAAATTTACTTGCCTCTCTTCCATCCCGCGGCATGAATGCATTTGACGATTTTTGTTTATTGGATCAAAACTTAAACGAAATTAAAAAAAGCAAAGCGGTTCAATCTAAAATGATAAAAATAAAAGATGAGCATTTTGTGAGGGTTTGCGAATGTTAA